The window ACATACTCATTATAGAGAAAGAGAAAGATATTAATTAGTGTTTGTCCATAATATCCGTTGTCTGCGTTACGCTCGTCAAAAAAATACTCATTTACACCAGTAAACTCCGTTTTTTTTGACTTCACAAGCCTTGACAACGAACATTCTGAACTAAACACTGACTTTATGGACAGACTAATTAATTAATATTTTATAAAAAAAGGGATAGCAATTATGTTATCCTTTTTTTGTTTTTATAAATATATTCTCTAATTTACTTTTTCAAAAATTTTATATACAACAGACTTTAAAAAATAAAATATATAACACATGAAAAGATTTGACAAAGATGGAAAAATGATTTTTCCAAGTCCTAAAAAAGAAGATGAGGAAAAAAAACAAGATGTTCTTTTAATAGAAGAATGTTTTTGTCCAAATGGACATAATCTTATTAGTAAACGTGTTGTATTTAATGACTTTAATGGAGTTCTTATTAAAATTAAAAATAATAAAAAGGAAGGATTAATAGCATTAAGTCCAATATATGGTGATAAATCAAAAATTTCAATTGATATTGATCTGGAAAATGGAGAAATTTACGATTTTTATTGTAATGAATGTGGTGTGAAACTTCCTGTATATTCACAATGCACATGTGGCGGAGATATAATTGCTTTTTATTCTGACAAATCTGCGGATTTTACCAATTGTATTGGTATTTGTAATAGAGTTGGATGTAAACATGCAGAGATTAAATTAGACAATGAACTTTTAGAACTTTCCGGTATTCAATAAAAAAAAGGAGTTCAAATTTGAACTCCTTTTTGGTATTTGATTAATTATCTTTTATTTAAGTAGTATCTTATGATTGATAATTTTATTGTCAGTAATTATCTGTAACAGATAAATTCCTGCAGGTGAATTACTAATATCAATCTTAATATTATCAGAATTAAGTGTTTGTGATAATATTAACTTACCATTAATATCCCTTATAAGTAATTGAGCATTATTTAATACTGTTTTAGATTTAATATTAAATATTCCTTTTGATGGGTTAGGATAAATGCTAAATCCGTTAGTAGTTAACTCATTTATTCCTACAAGTAACATTACTATATTAACAGTTACAGGAGCATTAACAACACTAACAGTACTGTCAATAGTAACATAACCATCAGCAATAATTGTATAAGCAATATCATCAGCAAGAGTAACTTCTGTAAATATAGCAGTACCTGTTGCATCAGTAGTTTGTTCACCGTATCCTGTTAATGTTATAACTGCACCTTCTATTGAAGCAGCAGTTTCATCAACAACTATGAATGTTACAGGATAAGCATTTGCTATAGATTGATCTACTGTAACTGTTTCTGTAATATCTGCATCAACTACAGTAACTGTTCCTGCTTTCTGTTCGTATCCTGTTAAATCAATTGTATAAACAATATTAGTTTCAGGAGTAACTTCTGTAAATACAGCAGTACCTGTTGCATCGGTAGTTTGTTCGCCATATCCTGTTAATGTTACAACTGCACCTTCAGCAAGATCAACAGTATCGCTAACAACAAATGTTACTGTATAAGTTGTAAGTGTAAGTGAAACACCTTCAGCTACATCTGTGTCAACTACTGTAACTGTTCCTGTTCCTTGTACAAATCCTGTTGCATCAACTGTGTAAGGATAATCACCTGCTGATAGATCAATAGTTACTATACCTGCTGCATTAGTATATAAATCGGTATTGTTTACAAATACATTTGCACCTTCAATTGGGTTAGTTCCATCATCAACTGTAAATGTTACTGTATAAAATTCAATAATACCCCATACATCATTAATTACCATATCATCGCTTACTGTAAATGTTCGGTTATCATAACCACTCCATTCGCCGCCATCCCATCCTGCGTTCATGAAATATTTATATTCATAATCACCAGCTGCCATTGTTAATGCAATAGTATATATACCATCTTCATCAGTGTCAGTCATAATATAATCTGCATTATCACCAGGAATTGTCCATCCTACCATATTTCCTGTGAAATAAACTGTATCTGTACCTGGAGTAAAGTTCTCAGCATTATTCATGTCAACATTAAATATTACTGTATATGTTATTATTTGTATCATTGAAATAGTAGGTACATCAACGTCTGTGTTAACTACTGTAATTGTTCCGGTTTCTTGTACAAATCCTGTTGCATTTACTGTGTAAACAATATCTGTTTCAGGAACAACAACTGTAAAGATTGCAACACCGGAAGCATTTGTTGTTTGATTTGTATAACCTTCTAATGTTACTGTAGCACCTTCAATTGCATCTGTACCATCATCAACTGTGAATGTTACATTATAAGTTAATATGCCCCATATATTATTAAGTGTCATATCTTCGATAACTGTAAATGTTCGGTTATCATAACCACTCCATTCGCCGCCATCCCATCCTGCGTTCATGAAATATTTATATTCATAATCACCGGCTGCCATTGTTAATGCAATAGTATATATACCATCTTCATCAGTGTCAGTCATAATATAATCTGCATTATCACCAGGAATTGTCCATCCTACCATATTTCCTGTGAAATAAACTGTATCTGTACCCGGAGTAAAGTTCTCAGCATTATTCATGTCAACATTGAAAGTTACAGTATATGTAGGATTTAAAGTAACAGCTTTATCAACATCAGCGTTAACTACACTTAATGAATCTGTAATTCCAACATAACCAGTAGCATTTACTGTGTAAACAATATCTGTTTCAGGAACAACAACTGTAAAGATTGCAACACCGGAAACATTTGTTGTTTGATTTGTATAACCTTCTAATGTTACTGTAGTACCTTCAATTGCATTTGTACCATCATCAACTGTAAATGTTACAGTGTAAAATTCAATAATAGCCCATACATCATTAATTACCATATCATCACTTACTGTAAATGTTCGATTATCATAACCACCCCATTCGCCGCCATCCCATCCTGCGTTCATGAAATATTTATATTCATAATCACCGACTCCCATTGTTAATTCAATAGTATATATACCATCTTCATCAACGTCAGTCATAATATAATCTGCATTATCACCAGGAATTGTCCATCCTACCATATTTCCTGTGAAATAAACTGTATCTGTACCCGGAGTATAGTTCTCAGCATTATTCATGTCAACATTGAAAGTTACAGTATAAGTAGGATTTAAAGTAACAGCTTCATCAACATCAGCGTTAACTACACTTAATGAATCTGTAATTCCAACATAACCGATAGCATTTACTGTGTAAACAATATCTGTTTCAGGAAGAACTTCTGTAAATGTAGCAACACCAGAAGCATTTGTTGTTTGATTGGTATAACCAGCTAATGTTACTGTAGCACCTTCAATTGTATTTGTACCATCATCAACTGTAAATGTTACTGTATATGTTATTAGTGTCATTGAAATAGCAGGTATATCAACATTCTGGTCAATTACAGTAACTGTTCCTGTTCCTTGTTCAAATCCTGTTGCATCAACCGTGTAAGAAATATCAGTTTCGGGAAAAACACTATCAAATACAGCAATGCCTGTTAAATCAGTAGTTTGTGTTCCATATCCTGTCAAAGTTACAACTGCTCCTTCTATTGGATCAGTACCATCATTAATTGTGAATGTTACCGAATATGAGGTTAGTATCATTGAAACATTTTCTACAACATCCTGGTCAACTACGCTTACTGAATCTACAAGTTCATCATATTCTGCTGCGTTTACTGTGTAAACAATATCATTTTCAAGTAAAACATCTGTAAATAATGCTATACCTGATGAATTTGTGGTTTGATTACCATAACCTGTTAATTCAACTATTGCGCCTTCAATTGGAGCTGTACCATTATCAACTGAAAACGTTACATTATAAGTTAATATGCTCCATATATTATTAAGTGTCATATCTTCGGTAACTGTAAATGTTCGGTTAGGATCACCAGCCCATTCGCCGCCATCCCATCCTGCGTTCATGAAATATTTATACTCATAATCACCGGCTCCCATTTGTAATACTATAGTATAAATACCATCTACATTGGTATCGGTCATAGTATATTCTTCATTTGTACCCGGTTCTGCCCATTCCATCATACTTCCGGAAATATAAACTGTATCAGAAGCAGGATTAAAACCGGCAACACCATTCATATCAACATTAAATGTTACATCATGAATAACTGACATAACATTTAAATTTATAACCGCATTAGTAGCACTGGAAGAATACTTCCATTCACCTGAATTCTGGTAAAACATATTATATTTTGGTTGTGGTATCGTTAAATCTTCCGATACTCTGAATCTATCATCAGTATGTCCGTCTCCTTTATAAAATTCAACTGTAGCATAATAAACTCCCGGT of the Bacteroidales bacterium genome contains:
- a CDS encoding T9SS type A sorting domain-containing protein, coding for MKKFTLLLAFIAFSVFSFAQIANVQCEKKSANYDFEKISIPQNSDKNAGDIFWEEDFDSLEWDTYTIGTMPEGWSIYDGNGEGYYWRWSLEGPRGAYTSPDPGGAGSFVPNNTFPPLYEGTHENGFIMLEADYFNTAGDGSMVPAPVGMDSYFQIDSIDLSAAPGVTLQYKQMFRWCCNASNTLSVFVSADYDPGNPGAAHWTEYDTRINTPVNEHAFTEERFMQHDITSVAAGQQKVTIRFHMDDASHYYWIIDDIKLVEPNVNDIVLDFSWFDYIYAHSTAAGADPQKDWNGGYTMIPEGQEGEFVTFRAAVTNFGIADQTNVVLNAHILKNDIEIESMTSTPLNINTTLKDTLIIEPSWTPPGLGYYQVSTTVTMDLADQDPSNNGYEYKFWITDSTFSRSYDVLDNYGSCSTNDLVGGGSEGDALAIRYDVIDTVDVTSISIHISDDNDDNIDYIEAGDFIMVARLYTEDEGLPTMVPIISSAAYILQVADTGAWITLDFLEDGVNQNILPGVYYATVEFYKGDGHTDDRFRVSEDLTIPQPKYNMFYQNSGEWKYSSSATNAVINLNVMSVIHDVTFNVDMNGVAGFNPASDTVYISGSMMEWAEPGTNEEYTMTDTNVDGIYTIVLQMGAGDYEYKYFMNAGWDGGEWAGDPNRTFTVTEDMTLNNIWSILTYNVTFSVDNGTAPIEGAIVELTGYGNQTTNSSGIALFTDVLLENDIVYTVNAAEYDELVDSVSVVDQDVVENVSMILTSYSVTFTINDGTDPIEGAVVTLTGYGTQTTDLTGIAVFDSVFPETDISYTVDATGFEQGTGTVTVIDQNVDIPAISMTLITYTVTFTVDDGTNTIEGATVTLAGYTNQTTNASGVATFTEVLPETDIVYTVNAIGYVGITDSLSVVNADVDEAVTLNPTYTVTFNVDMNNAENYTPGTDTVYFTGNMVGWTIPGDNADYIMTDVDEDGIYTIELTMGVGDYEYKYFMNAGWDGGEWGGYDNRTFTVSDDMVINDVWAIIEFYTVTFTVDDGTNAIEGTTVTLEGYTNQTTNVSGVAIFTVVVPETDIVYTVNATGYVGITDSLSVVNADVDKAVTLNPTYTVTFNVDMNNAENFTPGTDTVYFTGNMVGWTIPGDNADYIMTDTDEDGIYTIALTMAAGDYEYKYFMNAGWDGGEWSGYDNRTFTVIEDMTLNNIWGILTYNVTFTVDDGTDAIEGATVTLEGYTNQTTNASGVAIFTVVVPETDIVYTVNATGFVQETGTITVVNTDVDVPTISMIQIITYTVIFNVDMNNAENFTPGTDTVYFTGNMVGWTIPGDNADYIMTDTDEDGIYTIALTMAAGDYEYKYFMNAGWDGGEWSGYDNRTFTVSDDMVINDVWGIIEFYTVTFTVDDGTNPIEGANVFVNNTDLYTNAAGIVTIDLSAGDYPYTVDATGFVQGTGTVTVVDTDVAEGVSLTLTTYTVTFVVSDTVDLAEGAVVTLTGYGEQTTDATGTAVFTEVTPETNIVYTIDLTGYEQKAGTVTVVDADITETVTVDQSIANAYPVTFIVVDETAASIEGAVITLTGYGEQTTDATGTAIFTEVTLADDIAYTIIADGYVTIDSTVSVVNAPVTVNIVMLLVGINELTTNGFSIYPNPSKGIFNIKSKTVLNNAQLLIRDINGKLILSQTLNSDNIKIDISNSPAGIYLLQIITDNKIINHKILLK